From a single Streptomyces misionensis genomic region:
- the sigM gene encoding RNA polymerase sigma factor SigM, translating into MAEGVEYAGVGDQELLARHVQGDPDAFAEIVRRHRDRLWAVALRTLGDREEAADAVQDALVSAYRAAHTFRGQSAVTTWLHRITVNACLDRARKAASRKTAPVDDTERLEQLLEPHESASAPAERNDLHRQLVEALGTLPPEQRAALVLVDMQGYPVAEAARILDVPTGTVKSRCARGRARLLPLLTHLRPTRGGAPRPDASAGEEESGRGRNRVQEASVPSATESSDGGLRDPGPTDSAAVKGGGGRA; encoded by the coding sequence ATGGCGGAGGGCGTCGAATACGCCGGGGTGGGCGACCAGGAGCTGCTCGCCCGCCATGTGCAGGGCGACCCCGACGCCTTCGCCGAGATCGTACGGCGGCACCGGGACCGGCTCTGGGCGGTCGCACTGAGGACGCTCGGCGACCGCGAGGAGGCAGCCGACGCGGTGCAGGACGCCCTGGTGTCCGCCTACCGTGCCGCGCACACCTTCCGGGGGCAGTCGGCGGTGACGACCTGGCTGCACCGGATCACGGTCAACGCCTGCCTGGACCGCGCCCGCAAGGCGGCCTCCCGCAAGACCGCCCCGGTGGACGACACCGAGCGGCTGGAGCAGCTGCTGGAGCCGCACGAGTCCGCCTCGGCGCCGGCCGAGCGCAACGATCTGCACCGCCAGCTCGTCGAGGCGCTCGGCACGCTGCCGCCGGAGCAGCGCGCCGCGCTGGTCCTCGTGGACATGCAGGGCTACCCGGTCGCCGAGGCGGCCCGGATCCTCGACGTGCCCACGGGGACGGTGAAGAGCCGCTGCGCCCGGGGCAGAGCCCGGCTGCTGCCGCTACTCACCCATCTGCGCCCCACTCGTGGAGGAGCCCCCCGGCCCGACGCGTCCGCCGGCGAAGAAGAGAGTGGCCGGGGACGGAACCGGGTGCAAGAGGCATCCGTCCCATCCGCAACGGAGTCTTCCGACGGAGGTCTCCGGGATCCGGGACCGACCGATTCAGCCGCAGTGAAGGGCGGAGGTGGGCGAGCGTGA